A segment of the Leptospira barantonii genome:
GAATCAGGTTATGCGAAACGCAGTAAGTTCAACGCGAAAGAATTACACATTCATCCGGATCAGATTCAGGGAAAAAAATTCCCGGCTAAGGACAGTTATGTTCTTCTCGGCAAAATCGCGTATCAACCGATGCAGTATGTGCGAAGTCGTCTCGAATTCTTTCTCAAAAGTCAGGGAACTCCCGAAGAGATCGTGATCGATCTTTGTATCGGCGCTCTGGAAGCCGTGGAAAACGCGGTGAAATACGGGGACGGAACCGAGGTCGAAGTGGAATATTCCATCGATCGCAATCAGACTCTTTTTATCAAAATCGTAAACAATCTCAAGGAACTGAATCTGGAACAGGACATCGAAAGAGGAAAATTCTCCTCCACAGCCACGCTCATGCGCGGTATGATGGTCATGCAGAAACTTTTTGACGAACTGGATCTTGAAATTCTCGAAGATAGAAAACAGGCTCAGTTCAACGCCAAGAAAAAACTGTCTTAGTTAAGATGGCATCCGTTTTTAAAATTCATTCCTCATATCAACCCGCAGGGGACCAAGTCAAGGCGATCGAAAACATCGCTGGCTCCTTTCAGAAAGGAGAGGACAAGGTCACACTCGTGGGAGTCACGGGCTCCGGTAAAACCTTTACGATGGCTCAGGTGATTCAGAATTTAGGACTTCCGACCTTGGTCTTGTCGCATAACAAAACTTTGGCGGCTCAGCTGTTTCGAGAGTTTAAGGAATTCTTTCCCGAAAACGCGGTCGAATATTTCGTTTCTTATTACGATTATTACCAACCGGAAGCCTACGTCCCATCCTCCGATACGTTTATCGAAAAGGACAGTTCCATCAACGAGGAGATCGACAAACTGAGACTGCGCGCGACTTCTTCTCTTTTGGAAAGAAGCGACGTCGTCATCGTCAGTTCCGTTTCCTGCATCTACGGTTTGGGTTCTCCGGAAGAATATACCAACTCCGTTGTCGCATTAAAAGTAGGGGATACCGTCGAACGGGACGCGGTCATCCGCAAACTTCTTCATATACAATACAACCGAAACGATATAGACTTTTCGAGAGGAAACTTCCGTGTCCGCGGGGATTCGATCGAAATTTATCCCGCATATCACACGGATGGAATTCGAATCGAATTTTTCGGAGACGAAATCGATTCGATCAGCAGAATCAATCCGGTAACCGCACAAACGATTCTTAAATTAGAAAAAGCTTATATATATCCCGCGAAACACTTCATCACTTCCGGTCCGAAGGTCAAGGAAGCGGTGGGAAACATCCGCGCAGAAGTCGAAGCGCAGGCGGACTTCTTTAGAAAGAACAACAAACTCCTCGAAGCGGAACGAATCACTTCCAGAACGAACTACGATATGGAAATGCTTCAGGAAATGGGATACTGCAACGGAATCGAAAACTATTCCAGACATCTCACGGGAAGAAAAGCCGGAGAACGTCCCGCATGTCTCATCGATTATTTCCAGGGAGAATTCTTACTGATCGTCGACGAATCCCACGTTACCATTCCTCAGATCGGAGGAATGTTCGCGGGAGACAAAGCCCGCAAACAAACGTTAGTCGACTTCGGTTTTCGTTTACCGAG
Coding sequences within it:
- a CDS encoding ATP-binding protein; the encoded protein is MSFHLSREEIEKQIQSMLSQGLTGTVNDFFAWIRMETLRKFKDEPDIENSIIANILESFVESGYAKRSKFNAKELHIHPDQIQGKKFPAKDSYVLLGKIAYQPMQYVRSRLEFFLKSQGTPEEIVIDLCIGALEAVENAVKYGDGTEVEVEYSIDRNQTLFIKIVNNLKELNLEQDIERGKFSSTATLMRGMMVMQKLFDELDLEILEDRKQAQFNAKKKLS
- the uvrB gene encoding excinuclease ABC subunit UvrB, which codes for MASVFKIHSSYQPAGDQVKAIENIAGSFQKGEDKVTLVGVTGSGKTFTMAQVIQNLGLPTLVLSHNKTLAAQLFREFKEFFPENAVEYFVSYYDYYQPEAYVPSSDTFIEKDSSINEEIDKLRLRATSSLLERSDVVIVSSVSCIYGLGSPEEYTNSVVALKVGDTVERDAVIRKLLHIQYNRNDIDFSRGNFRVRGDSIEIYPAYHTDGIRIEFFGDEIDSISRINPVTAQTILKLEKAYIYPAKHFITSGPKVKEAVGNIRAEVEAQADFFRKNNKLLEAERITSRTNYDMEMLQEMGYCNGIENYSRHLTGRKAGERPACLIDYFQGEFLLIVDESHVTIPQIGGMFAGDKARKQTLVDFGFRLPSALDNRPLNFQEFESLTPKTLYVSATPAEYEFEKSTQVVEQIIRPTGLLDPIVEVRPTKNQIEDLLVEIRKRIDAGERILVTTLTKKMSEDLTDYYEEIGLKVAYLHSEVETLDRVAIIRDLRKGIYDVLIGINLLREGLDIPEVSLVAILDADKEGFLRNYKSLIQTIGRAARNVNGTAILYADKMTDSMTKAIDETDRRRKIQEAHNLKFGITPLTIKKEVADIIEREEKEQTSEDLILEDLEKKFNSKKFPNKEDLKDKLREEMLKAAKDLDFERAAILRDKMMSIQTDESTTEN